In Onthophagus taurus isolate NC chromosome 6, IU_Otau_3.0, whole genome shotgun sequence, a genomic segment contains:
- the LOC139429984 gene encoding uncharacterized protein, translated as MNINVINSRSYEKWLRFFELYKSLVHDNARLNKIQKFYYLQSCLKDDALRIINSLEISEANYDVAIELLRERYENKKVLIRNHVKNIFELQSLTRESHVNLRKLIDNFLKDFRSLQTLGEPVQHWDTLLIHIVSIKLDKQTQREWETHSKNITTPKLDQFLKVLKEKCQLLESLDGKLANKFNERTNEKVSMHITSNNEKTAFMSCTFCKNNDHFTFKCEKLLKLPINERYNELKKNNICTNCLKSGHTPNKCNSKSCQICQKRHNTILHDKNFHLRQRQATNIKAHVSRSEISKIDHDTKQSRWSDDEQENDEKPPITMTSQSNIPKTRQIILPTAIINVYNKHGEFVKCRALLDSGSQSNFCTKFLFDKLQLTGKDIAAPVSGISQSICNITCKTETIIKSADCSYQNKLEFLVINNITGSLPQASFDTSNLRIPSDLKLADPSYNETTEIDVLLGCEIFYDLMKPDQLKLGKHGPILQNTKLGWIVAGPMLGKIKQKNETRCFLATDNLHKQIERFWEIENIEIANSKLSKEKMECELNFREEFERDETGQFTVKLPLRDNHISLGDSFDIAKNRLISLERKLAKNSNLRQEYNNFLKEYEDLGHMTLTSFDKCDNDIVNYLPHHAVIKQTSSTTKVRVVFDASAKTTSGLSLNDVLKVGTKIQSDLFDIVVRMRMHPIVITADAEKMYRMILIHKTQRDFQRILWRLGIIRVVMMK; from the exons ATGAATATTAACGTCATCAACAGCA GATCATACGAAAAATGGTTGAGATTTTTCGAATTGTACAAATCGCTCGTACATGACAATGCaaggttaaataaaattcagaaattttattatttacaatctTGCTTGAAAGATGACGCTTTACGAATTATAAATTCACTCGAAATATCAGAAGCAAATTATGACGTAGCTATTGAGCTATTACGCGAaagatatgaaaataaaaaggttttGATACGGAATCacgtaaaaaatatttttgagcTACAATCACTGACCCGAGAGTCGCACGTTAACTTAAGAAAACTTATCGACaattttctaaaagattttcgTTCTTTACAAACATTAGGCGAGCCAGTACAACATTGGGATACACTTTTAATACATAttgtatcaataaaattagataAGCAAACACAACGGGAATGGGAAACTCATTCAAAAAACATTACCACGCCGAAATTggatcaatttttaaaagttttaaaagaaaaatgccaACTTCTTGAATCATTAGACGGTAAACTTGCAAATAAATTCAATGAACGTACAAACGAAAAGGTATCAATGCATATTACTTCAAATAACGAAAAAACAGCCTTTATGTCTTGCACTTTTTGCAAAAACAATGATCATTTTACATTCAAAtgcgaaaaattattaaaattacctaTTAACGAACGTTACAACGaactaaaaaagaataacatATGCACAAATTGCCTAAAATCCGGTCATACTCCTAATAAATGCAACAGCAAAAGTTGTCAAATTTGTCAGAAACGTCATAATACTATTTTACAtgacaaaaattttcatttacgtCAAAGACAAGCTACTAATATTAAAGCACACGTTAGTCGAagcgaaatatcaaaaattgatcACGATACCAAACAAAGTCGTTGGAGCGACGACGAACAAGAAAACGATGAGAAACCGCCAATCACTATGACATCACAAAGTAATATTCCTAAAACAAGACAAATAATTTTGCCAACTgctattattaatgtttacaATAAGCACGGAGAATTCGTTAAATGTCGTGCGTTGCTGGATTCGGGCAGTCAATCAAATTTTTGCACCAAATTTCTGTTCGATAAATTGCAGTTAACGGGAAAAGATATAGCTGCACCTGTTTCCGGTATTAGCCAAAGCATTTGCAACATAACTTGTAAAACAGAGACAATTATTAAATCAGCAGACTGTTCCTATCAAAACAAATTGGAATTTCTTGTTATCAACAACATTACTGGTAGCTTACCACAAGCTTCGTTCGATACATCGAATCTAAGAATTCCTAGTGATTTAAAATTAGCTGATCCCAGTTACAACGAAACAACCgaaattgatgttttattgGGATGCGAAATATTTTACGACTTAATGAAACCAGATCAGCTAAAGTTGGGAAAGCACGGTCCTATATTACAAAATACAAAGTTAGGTTGGATAGTTGCCGGACCCATGttaggaaaaataaaacagaaaaacgaAACAAGATGTTTTTTGGCAACCGACAATTTACACAAGCAGATCGAACGTTTTTgggaaattgaaaatattgaaattgcaAACTCTAAATTGTCAAAAGAGAAAATGGAATGTGAATTGAATTTTCGCGAAGAGTTTGAACGTGACGAAACCGGACAATTTACAGTTAAATTGCCTTTACGAGATAATCACATATCATTAGGAGATTCTTTTGATATAGCAAAAAACAGACTAATTTCACTAGAAAGAAAACtagcaaaaaattcaaatttgcgGCAGGAgtataataatttcttaaaagaaTATGAGGATTTAGGCCACATGACTCTTACTTCTTTCGATAAGTGTGATAATGACATTGTAAATTATTTGCCTCACCATGCTGTGATAAAACAAACGAGTAGCACTACTAAAGTAAGAGTGGTATTTGATGCTTCAGCGAAGACGACATCAGGCTTAAGTTTGAATGACGTTTTAAAGGTTGGCACAAAAATCCAGAGTGATTTGTTCGATATAGTTGTTAGAATGAGAATGCACCCGATAGTGATAACCGCAGACGCAGAAAAGATGTACAGAATGATCCTTATTCATAAAACACAAagagattttcaaagaatATTATGGCGATTAGGGATCATTAGGGTcgtaatgatgaaataa
- the LOC139429985 gene encoding uncharacterized protein, with protein MVHKQSILVCLNPFLDNNNLIRIGGRLRHSELSYDEKFPIVLPAKHHFVKLIVKYYHHKYLHAGPQFVLSRIRSKFWPLDGRNTVRRYLRNCTTCFRVKPLNVDQLMGDLPDFRVTRTRPFAAIGLDYAGPYLIKDSKSRSRVELKAYLCIFVCLATKAVHLELVTQLTSEAFMNAFKRFVSRRGLCRTVYSDNGTNFVGANNDLKNLYNLIKETAKDENYYSYFVDNQITWHFIPPRSPHFGGLWESAVKSFKFHIKRVLGETKLNFEQFYTLLTQIEAILNSRPILPLSSDPTDLEPLTPGHFLIGQPLQAIPQENVVDVPTNRLNNFKQQQQLLQRFWRVWNHEYLQTLQQRSKWTLNNHDVQIGTMVLLKEQNIPPLQWRLGRIEELYPGQDHIVRVVLVRTRNGMVKRAVAKVCPLPIDED; from the coding sequence ATGGTTCATAAACAAAGTATATTAGTATGCTTGAATCCATTTTTAGATAACAATAACTTAATTCGTATAGGAGGACGTTTAAGGCACTCCGAATTATCTTATGATGAGAAGTTTCCAATAGTTTTACCTGCAAAACATCATTTTgtcaaattaattgttaagtaTTATCATCATAAATACTTACACGCTGGTCCACAATTCGTTTTATCCCGTATtagaagtaaattttggccACTGGATGGTAGAAATACCGTACGTAGATATTTGAGAAATTGTACAACTTGCTTCAGAGTCAAACCGTTAAATGTTGATCAATTGATGGGCGATTTACCAGATTTCAGAGTAACACGTACACGACCATTTGCAGCAATCGGTTTAGATTATGCAGgtccatatttaataaaagatagtAAGAGTAGAAGTCGTGTGGAACTTAAGgcttatttatgtatatttgtCTGCTTGGCTACAAAAGCTGTACATTTGGAACTGGTAACACAACTGACCTCAGAAGCTTTCATGAACGCCTTTAAACGTTTTGTATCGCGCAGAGGACTTTGCAGGACTGTTTATTCAGATAATGGAACCAATTTCGTTGGCgctaataatgatttaaagaACTTATATAACCTTATTAAAGAGACAGCTAaggatgaaaattattattcctACTTTGTTGACAATCAGATAACATGGCACTTTATCCCACCAAGGTCTCCGCATTTCGGTGGTCTTTGGGAATCGGCAgtgaaatcttttaaattccATATTAAGAGAGTTTTAGgtgaaactaaattaaattttgaacaattttatacGTTGCTTactcaaattgaagcaatCCTAAACTCCCGTCCAATATTACCTTTATCCTCTGACCCCACGGACCTAGAACCGCTTACACCTggacattttttaattggacAACCACTACAAGCAATACCTCAAGAGAACGTTGTCGACGTACCAACTAAccgtttaaacaattttaaacaacagCAACAATTGTTGCAAAGATTTTGGCGTGTTTGGAATCATGAATACCTACAAACCTTACAACAACGTTCAAAATGGACGCTCAATAATCATGACGTCCAGATTGGAACCATGGTTTTGTTGAAAGAGCAAAACATACCTCCACTACAATGGCGTTTAGGTCGTATAGAAGAACTATATCCCGGCCAGGACCATATAGTGCGCGTAGTGTTAGTACGGACTAGAAACGGCATGGTAAAACGTGCCGTTGCAAAAGTTTGTCCGTTACCGATAGATGAAGATTGA